Proteins encoded together in one Thermococcus barophilus MP window:
- a CDS encoding ABC transporter substrate-binding protein, which yields MKRSGILALLFVFVMLLGPLAAAEQGPAPDTVYISIRTNEETGITDVAKGDLDIFLWSVSGAKFKDLPADVLNNLKLIKTASGYWEITMNPVHDDDSPYLITVGEKKYFNPFAIREVRFAMNWLVSRQYIVQNILQGSGAPMIGGIRPSTGANPYFEPVYKALGISATADVAKAQKMVEEAMKKAADELAKQGHKLELKTDENGRQWWYFDGEPVTVKFIIRIEDRRKDEGLYVADLIEKFFHFKVQRLLWDRRKASSTVYLSDPKNYEWNLYTAGWVSTVNVKWPDDYTAFWYADWYGWLPAPVGWEYKPTLTVKDFIDYIGGPDKAVEALGLKYYVGDKLKELYDWTIDDVTKLLVLTSVKVNGKEYKLEEGNADQYWDLQKISMGLGIMDSIRMFTAETWEYFPVNKNRVKAIARDVSSGLWTRWSLITAETPDKVVNVAEYSATGALFMSAFNPVGGIDDVYASAIWRVVRDYPVYTDLSTGTYIPVRCDFKVERGPIKVPKTAVIWNATVKKWVSPYAGQEAKAKVTYDCKLGNWHDGQPMTMADFKYAIAFNYEWAYKNGDNDPYYDEKIANAFVDIAKQIKGYEFVDEDTIAVYTDYIHPIADDVIAANNAVWPTLPWQLLYAMSELVAKGQEYGASQKYSFSEEAEGVAQLDLLIKDHVADLRKVLEALKAKKAVPPSIANDVKDPTPGYDALIKWIDEHGNAVVSNGPFYIEKYDPDKIFVELKAFRDPTYPFSVDYWKQKLILAKLELAGVNVPTRVFTGDDLKIEVRANMVVEYPTEGTQPADKGFVYIEIRDENGNPVYTGEAKLTKAGVFEITVPGSETAKWEAGRYDIYVKGGLMEGVTSFTDKKTLIVIKKQVTSPSPSPSPSPSPSPSPTPSPSPSPSPSPSPSPSPTETKTGVCGPAALVGLALIPLLLRRRK from the coding sequence ATGAAGAGGTCTGGAATTTTGGCCTTGTTGTTTGTTTTTGTTATGCTTTTAGGACCATTAGCTGCAGCAGAGCAGGGGCCAGCCCCTGACACTGTGTATATCTCAATCAGGACTAATGAGGAAACTGGTATAACAGATGTTGCAAAAGGAGACTTGGATATATTCCTCTGGTCAGTCAGCGGAGCTAAGTTCAAGGACTTACCAGCAGATGTTTTAAACAACTTAAAGCTCATCAAAACAGCAAGCGGTTACTGGGAAATTACCATGAACCCCGTCCATGACGATGACAGCCCATACTTGATTACAGTCGGTGAGAAGAAGTATTTCAACCCATTTGCAATTAGGGAAGTCAGATTTGCAATGAACTGGCTCGTCAGCAGGCAGTACATTGTTCAGAACATCCTCCAAGGTAGCGGAGCTCCAATGATTGGTGGTATCAGACCAAGCACAGGTGCTAACCCATACTTTGAGCCAGTTTATAAGGCTCTTGGAATTTCAGCTACAGCTGACGTTGCCAAGGCACAGAAGATGGTTGAAGAAGCTATGAAGAAAGCTGCTGATGAATTGGCAAAGCAGGGACACAAACTCGAGCTCAAGACCGATGAGAACGGAAGACAGTGGTGGTACTTTGATGGTGAGCCCGTTACGGTTAAGTTCATCATAAGAATTGAAGATAGAAGAAAAGACGAGGGTCTTTATGTTGCTGACTTAATTGAGAAGTTCTTCCACTTCAAGGTTCAGAGGCTTCTCTGGGATAGGAGAAAGGCATCATCAACAGTTTACCTGAGCGATCCAAAGAACTACGAATGGAACCTCTACACTGCTGGTTGGGTTTCAACAGTTAACGTCAAGTGGCCAGATGACTACACAGCCTTCTGGTATGCTGACTGGTATGGATGGCTTCCAGCTCCAGTTGGATGGGAGTACAAGCCAACCCTTACAGTTAAGGACTTCATTGACTACATAGGAGGCCCAGACAAGGCCGTTGAGGCACTTGGTCTCAAGTACTATGTTGGAGACAAGCTTAAGGAGCTTTACGACTGGACAATTGACGACGTCACAAAGCTTCTCGTGTTAACAAGCGTTAAAGTCAATGGTAAGGAGTACAAGCTTGAAGAAGGAAATGCTGACCAGTACTGGGATCTCCAGAAGATATCAATGGGACTTGGTATAATGGACAGCATTAGAATGTTCACTGCAGAAACCTGGGAATACTTCCCAGTCAACAAGAACAGAGTTAAAGCGATTGCAAGAGATGTCTCAAGCGGTCTCTGGACAAGATGGAGCCTGATAACTGCTGAAACACCTGACAAGGTTGTCAACGTTGCCGAGTACTCAGCAACCGGTGCACTCTTCATGAGCGCATTCAACCCAGTCGGTGGTATCGACGACGTTTATGCAAGTGCAATCTGGAGGGTTGTTAGAGACTACCCAGTTTACACAGATCTCTCAACCGGAACATACATCCCAGTCAGATGTGATTTCAAGGTTGAGAGAGGGCCAATTAAGGTGCCTAAGACCGCAGTCATCTGGAACGCAACTGTGAAGAAGTGGGTTTCACCATACGCTGGTCAGGAGGCTAAAGCCAAGGTTACCTACGACTGTAAGCTTGGCAACTGGCACGATGGACAGCCAATGACAATGGCAGACTTCAAGTACGCAATAGCATTCAACTATGAATGGGCTTACAAGAATGGCGACAACGATCCATACTACGATGAGAAGATCGCTAACGCATTCGTTGATATCGCCAAGCAGATAAAGGGTTACGAGTTCGTCGATGAGGACACAATTGCAGTCTATACAGACTACATCCACCCAATTGCTGATGATGTCATCGCTGCAAACAACGCTGTCTGGCCAACGCTCCCATGGCAGCTCCTCTACGCAATGAGCGAACTCGTTGCAAAGGGACAAGAATATGGAGCATCACAGAAGTACTCCTTCAGTGAGGAGGCAGAGGGTGTTGCACAGCTTGACTTGCTCATCAAAGATCACGTTGCAGACTTGAGGAAGGTTCTTGAGGCGCTTAAAGCAAAGAAGGCAGTTCCACCTTCAATTGCCAACGATGTTAAAGACCCAACACCAGGTTACGACGCACTCATCAAGTGGATTGACGAGCACGGCAACGCTGTAGTCAGCAACGGTCCATTCTACATTGAGAAGTACGACCCAGACAAGATATTCGTTGAACTCAAAGCATTCAGAGACCCAACCTATCCGTTCAGCGTTGACTACTGGAAGCAGAAGCTCATCCTTGCAAAGCTTGAGCTTGCTGGCGTCAATGTTCCAACAAGGGTCTTCACAGGCGATGACCTGAAGATTGAAGTCAGGGCAAACATGGTCGTTGAGTACCCAACAGAGGGAACCCAGCCGGCTGACAAGGGATTCGTCTACATTGAGATAAGAGACGAGAACGGTAATCCAGTCTACACAGGCGAGGCTAAACTCACTAAGGCAGGAGTCTTCGAGATAACTGTTCCAGGTTCAGAGACTGCAAAGTGGGAGGCTGGAAGATACGACATCTATGTCAAAGGCGGACTGATGGAAGGTGTTACATCATTCACTGACAAGAAGACTCTGATTGTAATCAAGAAGCAGGTTACATCACCAAGCCCGAGCCCAAGCCCATCTCCAAGTCCGTCACCATCACCGACCCCATCTCCATCACCAAGCCCATCACCAAGCCCAAGTCCATCACCATCACCAACCGAGACCAAGACAGGTGTCTGTGGTCCAGCAGCACTTGTAGGACTGGCATTGATTCCACTGCTCCTGAGAAGGAGGAAGTGA
- a CDS encoding dihydroorotase has translation MHELVLKGKFFVEKHVINGYIGVDNGKITKFSKKPLKGEKIIETKAHEVIMPGMIDVHVHLRDFNQNHKETIKSGTMAALHGGITTVFDMPNTDPPVMSKEIFEKRAELFKRKSYTDYALSFLIAGNCSEVKSGKADFYKIFMGASTGGIYSKNFEEDYKCANKRVSVHAEDYELIQKFPERPNIVEVKAIEKALNISKKLKKPLHICHVSTKEGLKRILEESLPWISFEVTPHHLFLNKKDFKKNPLLKVYPPLRSKEDVIYLWQNFEKIPIVASDHAPHTLDEKEEGAAGLPGLETELALLLTAYNKGMVSFWGIIEKTSLNPAKIFRIKNKGFEVGKDADLIVVNLKEEWKVQPEEFYTKAEWSPFEGWKLKGKVKITLLRGKVVMEDDEIVGKPRGERIVIES, from the coding sequence ATGCATGAGCTTGTTCTAAAGGGCAAGTTTTTTGTTGAAAAGCATGTCATAAATGGATACATTGGAGTTGATAATGGTAAAATTACAAAGTTCTCAAAAAAGCCCCTCAAGGGGGAAAAAATCATCGAAACAAAAGCTCACGAGGTCATAATGCCTGGAATGATTGACGTTCATGTTCATTTAAGGGATTTCAATCAAAATCATAAAGAGACAATAAAAAGCGGCACTATGGCTGCTCTTCATGGAGGAATAACAACGGTATTTGATATGCCAAATACAGATCCACCAGTTATGAGTAAGGAAATTTTTGAAAAGAGGGCAGAGCTCTTCAAGAGAAAATCGTATACAGATTACGCATTGAGTTTTTTAATTGCAGGAAACTGCAGTGAGGTTAAAAGTGGGAAAGCAGATTTTTATAAAATCTTCATGGGAGCCTCCACAGGAGGAATTTACTCGAAAAATTTTGAAGAAGATTATAAGTGTGCTAACAAAAGGGTTAGTGTCCACGCTGAGGATTATGAGCTAATTCAAAAATTCCCAGAGAGGCCTAACATTGTGGAGGTCAAAGCTATTGAGAAAGCTCTGAATATTAGCAAAAAACTAAAGAAACCTCTCCACATTTGCCACGTCTCTACAAAAGAGGGGTTAAAGAGAATTTTAGAGGAAAGTCTTCCATGGATAAGCTTTGAAGTTACTCCTCATCACTTATTCCTGAATAAAAAGGACTTTAAGAAAAATCCACTTTTAAAAGTGTACCCTCCACTAAGAAGCAAAGAAGATGTCATATATCTTTGGCAGAACTTTGAAAAAATTCCAATCGTTGCAAGCGACCACGCACCCCACACTTTGGATGAAAAAGAAGAAGGTGCAGCAGGTTTACCTGGGTTAGAGACAGAATTAGCACTTCTCCTGACGGCATACAACAAGGGCATGGTTTCCTTTTGGGGTATAATTGAAAAAACATCCCTAAACCCTGCCAAGATTTTTAGAATAAAGAACAAAGGTTTTGAAGTCGGGAAAGACGCTGATTTAATAGTTGTGAACTTAAAAGAAGAGTGGAAAGTTCAGCCTGAAGAATTTTACACAAAAGCGGAATGGAGCCCATTTGAAGGATGGAAGCTGAAAGGGAAGGTTAAGATAACTCTGCTTAGAGGAAAGGTTGTTATGGAAGACGATGAAATCGTAGGAAAGCCAAGGGGGGAGAGAATTGTTATTGAGAGTTGA
- a CDS encoding dihydroorotate dehydrogenase electron transfer subunit, protein MLLRVELTEVWEEAKNIKAFRFNRKLNFVPGQFIMVWLPGFGEKPFSLADKDLILVKRVGAFTSKMFELKEGNYIWIRGPYGKGFEPEGENIGVIAGGIGIPPLYALVKHYREHFERITLIYGSKSRYEFALLDIENYVDEIILTTDDGSLGVKGFPTDVLAERKDEFDYVYTCGPEVMMAKVLEIMNFKNVQVSAERYMKCGIGVCGSCALGEYLVCKDGPVFYGEQLKNTELGKFRRLPDGRIARL, encoded by the coding sequence TTGTTATTGAGAGTTGAGCTAACTGAAGTATGGGAAGAAGCCAAGAACATTAAAGCCTTCCGCTTTAACAGAAAGCTCAACTTTGTGCCGGGTCAATTCATAATGGTGTGGCTTCCGGGCTTTGGGGAAAAGCCGTTCAGCTTAGCTGATAAAGACCTAATTCTCGTGAAGAGAGTCGGAGCATTTACATCAAAAATGTTTGAACTGAAAGAAGGGAATTACATTTGGATTCGTGGTCCTTATGGAAAAGGGTTTGAGCCAGAAGGTGAGAACATTGGAGTGATTGCAGGTGGAATTGGAATTCCCCCACTGTATGCCCTTGTAAAGCATTATAGAGAGCATTTTGAGAGAATCACTTTAATTTATGGATCAAAAAGCAGATATGAATTCGCACTGCTCGACATTGAGAATTATGTTGATGAAATTATTTTAACAACTGACGATGGAAGCTTAGGAGTTAAAGGCTTTCCAACGGATGTTTTAGCAGAGAGAAAGGATGAATTTGACTATGTTTATACCTGCGGTCCCGAAGTAATGATGGCAAAAGTCCTCGAAATTATGAACTTCAAGAACGTTCAAGTTTCAGCTGAGAGGTATATGAAGTGCGGAATTGGTGTCTGTGGAAGCTGTGCTCTTGGGGAATACCTCGTGTGCAAAGATGGGCCTGTGTTTTATGGGGAACAGCTCAAGAACACAGAGCTTGGAAAATTCAGGAGACTGCCAGATGGAAGGATTGCCAGACTTTAA
- a CDS encoding 7-cyano-7-deazaguanine synthase: MLTCSVCINNEKTSKIKIVNGKPICKECIVYLSHKPDKSKIQAELEELMKDVDKAIVAFSGGKDSTVALYLAKEVYKVPELEAVMIDHGFMAGEAIENAKRIAEYLNVQFTILRYDYSDIFREAFLKAQSPCRRCSKRTMEKLRRYALKKGVKYIITGHELPFGHHPYRLMSGGIIQIRLLSLMSESERFEILEKLPFEFPNLAGYTTNCLILGPALERYYEKHSFSFEHRRIAALVRYGLLDRKKALEKVKKPEIPEEIKRTVYERLNLEELL; encoded by the coding sequence ATGCTCACATGCTCAGTTTGTATAAACAATGAGAAAACATCAAAGATCAAGATTGTCAATGGAAAGCCTATTTGTAAGGAATGCATAGTGTACCTCAGCCATAAACCGGATAAGAGCAAGATTCAGGCAGAATTGGAGGAGCTTATGAAGGATGTTGATAAGGCAATTGTGGCTTTTTCTGGCGGAAAAGACAGCACAGTTGCACTTTATTTAGCCAAAGAAGTTTACAAGGTTCCAGAGCTTGAAGCAGTTATGATTGACCACGGGTTTATGGCAGGGGAAGCGATTGAAAATGCCAAAAGAATAGCGGAATACCTGAACGTGCAGTTTACAATTCTGAGATATGACTATTCAGACATCTTTCGCGAGGCTTTCTTAAAGGCTCAATCTCCATGTAGAAGATGCTCAAAGAGAACCATGGAAAAGCTGAGGAGGTATGCACTGAAGAAGGGAGTTAAATACATAATCACTGGGCATGAGTTACCTTTCGGTCATCATCCTTATCGTTTGATGTCTGGTGGAATAATCCAAATCAGGCTTTTGAGCTTGATGAGCGAAAGCGAGAGGTTTGAAATTCTGGAAAAACTGCCTTTTGAATTCCCCAATTTAGCTGGGTATACAACGAACTGCCTCATCTTAGGTCCAGCCTTGGAGAGGTACTATGAAAAACACAGCTTCAGCTTTGAGCATAGGAGAATAGCAGCTTTGGTTAGGTATGGACTTTTAGACAGAAAGAAAGCTTTGGAAAAAGTGAAGAAGCCAGAGATTCCAGAAGAGATAAAGAGAACGGTCTACGAGCGTTTAAACTTGGAGGAGTTGCTTTAA
- a CDS encoding alanyl-tRNA editing protein: MTAKLFYEDAYLNEAKAKIESLEIRGNKVRLNLDRTIFYPEGGGQPSDKGIIRGDGFEIRVEKVYGKDEIWHEGTLKGREPKPGEEVELELDWEWRYENMKQHTGQHILSAVLKDLYDSNTTGFQIFENYNKIEINFNGKLTWEHILNAEIRANEIVSKDLPVEIEFYNELPEDLRNQLRKDLSDKIKPPIRIVSIPGVDVIPCGGTHVKSTREVGFIKVVNFYKKSKNIWRIEFVCGNRALRYLDELLEDYWESLDEMPNKNRPLIKRVRELKNEIVKLEEEKKALRLELWEWKAKALLRGSEEVKGIKIVSTVEELDMKDAQAFVVYLVDKNPNTIALFVGRNYVIFAKNRGVEGVSMKELLREVIKETGGGGGGSEVLAKGGGFKVEPEKVLEIAKEKLKQLLQV; encoded by the coding sequence ATGACTGCTAAGCTCTTTTATGAGGATGCTTATCTCAACGAAGCAAAGGCAAAAATTGAAAGTCTTGAAATTAGGGGAAATAAAGTCAGGCTTAATCTTGACAGGACAATTTTCTATCCCGAAGGTGGCGGTCAGCCAAGCGATAAAGGAATTATCAGAGGAGATGGCTTTGAAATTAGAGTAGAGAAAGTTTATGGTAAAGATGAGATTTGGCATGAGGGAACCTTGAAAGGCAGGGAGCCAAAGCCTGGAGAAGAAGTTGAGCTTGAGCTTGACTGGGAGTGGAGATACGAAAACATGAAGCAGCATACGGGTCAGCACATTCTCTCAGCAGTTCTAAAAGATTTGTACGACAGCAACACGACGGGCTTTCAAATTTTTGAAAACTACAACAAGATTGAGATTAATTTTAACGGAAAGCTGACCTGGGAGCATATTTTAAATGCTGAGATTAGGGCTAATGAAATTGTTAGCAAAGACTTGCCTGTCGAAATTGAATTTTACAATGAGCTTCCAGAGGATTTAAGAAACCAGCTCCGAAAAGATCTTTCTGATAAGATTAAACCCCCAATAAGGATTGTCAGCATTCCGGGTGTTGATGTAATCCCTTGTGGGGGGACTCATGTAAAAAGCACGAGAGAAGTCGGCTTTATTAAAGTTGTGAACTTCTACAAGAAGAGCAAAAATATCTGGCGTATTGAGTTCGTCTGCGGCAATAGAGCTTTGAGATATTTAGATGAGCTCTTGGAAGATTACTGGGAAAGCTTGGATGAGATGCCAAACAAGAACAGGCCTTTGATTAAGAGGGTTAGGGAACTTAAAAACGAGATTGTAAAGCTTGAAGAGGAGAAAAAAGCTTTGAGGCTTGAATTATGGGAGTGGAAGGCTAAAGCACTTTTAAGGGGATCTGAAGAAGTTAAGGGAATTAAAATCGTTAGCACGGTTGAAGAGCTTGACATGAAAGATGCTCAAGCTTTTGTGGTCTATTTGGTAGATAAGAATCCAAACACGATTGCTCTATTTGTTGGGAGGAACTATGTGATATTTGCAAAGAATAGAGGTGTTGAAGGTGTTTCAATGAAGGAGCTTTTGAGGGAAGTCATCAAAGAGACAGGCGGCGGTGGGGGAGGCAGTGAAGTTTTAGCTAAAGGTGGAGGATTTAAGGTTGAGCCGGAGAAGGTGCTTGAGATTGCTAAGGAAAAATTAAAGCAACTCCTCCAAGTTTAA
- a CDS encoding V-type ATP synthase subunit D yields MPEMLKVKPTRMELLKLKRRIKLAEKGHKLLKEKQDALIMEFFTIYDEALNLRRELNQKIGEAFETLRLAEIDVGVLRLKEIALGVKPNKEVEIRKRNIMGVSVPLIEAESFKRKPDERGYTFVASSPRVDLAAEKFEEVLELAIRLAEVEETLKRLAKEIEKTKRRVNALEYIIIPRMQATVKFISQHLDEMERENFFRLKRVKAILEARAEAE; encoded by the coding sequence ATGCCAGAGATGCTTAAAGTCAAGCCAACACGTATGGAGTTGCTCAAACTAAAAAGGCGCATTAAGCTTGCAGAGAAGGGACATAAGCTCCTCAAGGAGAAGCAAGATGCTTTGATCATGGAGTTTTTTACAATTTATGACGAGGCATTGAACCTGAGGAGGGAGCTTAACCAGAAGATAGGGGAAGCCTTTGAAACTTTACGTTTGGCCGAGATTGACGTTGGGGTGTTAAGACTTAAGGAGATTGCCCTTGGTGTTAAGCCAAACAAGGAAGTCGAAATAAGGAAGAGAAACATCATGGGTGTTTCAGTGCCGCTGATTGAAGCAGAATCCTTCAAGAGAAAGCCTGATGAAAGAGGGTATACGTTTGTTGCAAGCTCTCCAAGGGTTGATCTGGCAGCGGAGAAGTTTGAGGAGGTATTGGAATTAGCTATTCGCTTGGCTGAAGTTGAAGAAACCCTCAAAAGATTGGCAAAGGAAATTGAAAAGACAAAGAGGAGAGTAAATGCCCTCGAATACATAATAATCCCAAGAATGCAAGCGACTGTAAAGTTCATCAGCCAACACTTGGATGAAATGGAAAGAGAAAACTTCTTCAGGCTTAAAAGGGTTAAAGCAATCCTTGAAGCGAGAGCTGAGGCTGAGTGA
- a CDS encoding ATP synthase subunit B codes for MSGREYSTISKIYGPLMIVQGVKGVAYGEVVEIETESGERRKGQVLEAREDMAIVQVFEGTRDLDVKTTRVRFTGETLKVPVSMDMLGRVFSGIGKPIDGGPEIIPEDRRDVHGAPLNPVARAYPRDFIQTGISAIDGMNTLVRGQKLPIFSGSGLPHNQLAAQIARQAKVLGEEEQFAVVFAAMGITYEEANFFKKSFEETGAIERAVLFLNLADDPAIERIITPRMALTVAEYLAFDYDMQVLVILTDMTNYCEALREISAAREEVPGRRGYPGYLYTDLATIYERAGRVRGKKGSITQMPILTMPDDDITHPIPDLTGYITEGQIVLSRDLHRKGIYPPIDVLPSLSRLMKDGIGKGRTREDHPQLSQQLYAAYAEGRSLRDLVAVVGEEALSETDRKYLAFADRFEREFVAQAYDEDRSIEETLDLGWELLAMLPESELKRIEPKYIRKYHPKYRRSS; via the coding sequence ATGTCAGGAAGAGAATATTCCACAATTAGCAAGATCTACGGTCCTCTCATGATCGTTCAGGGAGTAAAAGGAGTAGCTTATGGTGAAGTCGTTGAGATAGAGACAGAGAGCGGGGAGAGGAGAAAAGGTCAAGTGCTGGAAGCAAGGGAAGACATGGCAATTGTTCAGGTTTTCGAGGGAACAAGGGATTTGGATGTTAAAACCACACGCGTAAGGTTCACCGGCGAGACATTGAAAGTCCCAGTGAGCATGGATATGCTTGGAAGAGTATTCAGCGGCATTGGTAAGCCAATTGATGGAGGTCCTGAGATAATTCCGGAGGACAGGAGAGATGTTCACGGTGCCCCACTCAACCCCGTCGCGAGAGCATACCCAAGGGACTTCATCCAGACGGGTATTTCTGCTATCGATGGAATGAACACCCTCGTTAGGGGTCAAAAGCTGCCAATCTTCAGCGGTTCTGGTTTGCCACACAACCAGTTAGCTGCTCAGATTGCAAGGCAGGCTAAGGTTTTAGGGGAAGAAGAGCAGTTCGCTGTAGTTTTTGCAGCGATGGGCATCACATATGAGGAAGCAAACTTCTTCAAAAAGAGCTTTGAAGAGACGGGTGCAATTGAGAGGGCTGTGCTTTTCCTCAATCTTGCAGATGATCCAGCTATTGAGCGTATCATTACCCCAAGAATGGCTCTCACAGTTGCTGAATACTTAGCTTTCGACTACGATATGCAGGTCTTGGTCATTCTCACGGACATGACAAACTACTGTGAAGCTTTGCGTGAAATTTCAGCCGCAAGAGAGGAAGTTCCGGGGAGGAGAGGTTATCCCGGTTACCTCTACACAGACTTGGCAACAATTTACGAGAGGGCTGGTAGAGTTAGAGGGAAGAAAGGAAGCATTACCCAGATGCCAATTCTCACGATGCCTGACGATGACATTACACACCCAATTCCAGACCTGACAGGTTACATTACAGAGGGTCAGATCGTTCTCAGCAGAGACCTGCACAGAAAAGGCATTTATCCACCAATTGACGTTCTGCCATCATTGAGCAGATTGATGAAGGATGGTATCGGTAAGGGAAGAACAAGAGAGGATCATCCACAATTAAGCCAGCAGCTATATGCCGCTTATGCTGAGGGTAGGAGCTTAAGAGACTTGGTTGCAGTTGTCGGTGAAGAGGCATTATCTGAGACCGATAGGAAGTACTTGGCTTTCGCTGACAGATTTGAGAGGGAATTCGTTGCTCAGGCATACGATGAGGACAGAAGCATTGAAGAAACACTTGACCTCGGCTGGGAATTGCTTGCAATGCTTCCAGAGAGCGAGCTTAAGAGAATTGAGCCAAAGTACATCAGGAAGTATCATCCAAAGTACAGGCGCTCCTCTTGA
- a CDS encoding ATP synthase subunit A encodes MGKVIRVTGPLVVADNMRGARMYEVVKVGELGLIGEIIRLEGDKAVIQVYEETAGLKPGEPVIGTGASLSVELGPGLLTSIYDGIQRPLEVLREKSGDFIARGLTAPALPRDKKWHFTPKVKVGDKVVSGDIIGEVPETSLIVHKIMIPPGIEGEIVEIAEEGEYTIEEVVAKVKTPGGEIKELKMYQKWPVRKKRPYKEKLPPHVPLITGQRTIDTFFPQAKGGTAAIPGPFGSGKTVTQHQLAKWSDAQVVVYIGCGERGNEMTDVLEEFPKLKDPRSGKPLMERTVLIANTSNMPVAAREASIYTGITIAEYFRDMGYDVALMADSTSRWAEALREISGRLEEMPGEEGYPAYLASKIAEFYERAGRVVTLGSDYRVGSVSVIGAVSPPGGDFSEPVVQNTLRVVKVFWALDADLARRRHFPAINWLMSYSLYVDAVKDWWHQNIDPEWKEMRDTAMKLLQKEAELQEIVRIVGPDALPDRERAVLLVTRMIREDYLQQDAFHEVDTYCPPKKQVTMMRVLLNFYNYTMQAIDRGIPVEEIAKLPVREKIGRMKFEPNIDEIAKLIDETKEQFEELFKKYGA; translated from the coding sequence ATGGGAAAGGTGATTAGAGTTACCGGACCTCTGGTTGTTGCTGATAACATGAGAGGAGCAAGAATGTACGAAGTCGTTAAAGTTGGTGAACTTGGTCTGATAGGGGAAATCATTAGGCTCGAGGGAGATAAAGCTGTCATCCAGGTTTATGAGGAAACCGCAGGCCTTAAGCCGGGAGAACCGGTTATTGGAACGGGTGCTTCACTCAGCGTTGAACTCGGTCCTGGTTTGCTGACTTCGATTTATGACGGTATTCAGAGACCTCTTGAAGTTCTCAGAGAAAAAAGCGGTGATTTCATTGCAAGAGGTTTGACAGCTCCAGCCCTACCAAGGGACAAAAAGTGGCACTTCACACCGAAGGTTAAAGTCGGTGACAAAGTAGTTTCTGGAGACATTATCGGTGAAGTCCCGGAGACAAGTCTGATCGTCCACAAAATAATGATCCCCCCCGGAATTGAGGGGGAAATTGTTGAAATTGCTGAAGAAGGAGAGTATACGATTGAGGAAGTCGTTGCGAAAGTTAAGACACCAGGCGGTGAGATTAAAGAATTAAAAATGTATCAGAAGTGGCCTGTCAGAAAGAAGAGACCTTACAAGGAGAAACTCCCACCGCATGTTCCGCTTATCACTGGCCAGAGAACAATTGACACATTCTTCCCACAAGCCAAAGGTGGAACTGCGGCAATTCCAGGTCCTTTTGGAAGCGGAAAGACGGTTACACAGCACCAGTTAGCAAAGTGGAGTGATGCCCAAGTTGTGGTTTACATCGGCTGCGGTGAGAGAGGCAACGAAATGACAGATGTTCTTGAAGAATTTCCAAAGCTCAAAGACCCAAGAAGTGGAAAACCCTTGATGGAAAGAACAGTTTTAATTGCAAACACCTCAAACATGCCTGTCGCAGCGAGAGAAGCTTCAATTTACACTGGAATCACAATTGCGGAGTACTTCAGAGACATGGGATATGATGTAGCTTTGATGGCAGACTCAACCTCAAGATGGGCTGAGGCTTTGAGAGAGATTTCCGGTCGTTTAGAGGAGATGCCTGGTGAGGAAGGTTATCCAGCATATTTAGCTTCAAAAATTGCTGAATTCTATGAGAGAGCTGGTAGAGTTGTCACACTGGGAAGCGATTACAGAGTTGGAAGCGTTTCAGTTATCGGAGCTGTCTCACCACCCGGTGGTGACTTCTCAGAGCCTGTCGTTCAGAATACATTGAGAGTTGTAAAGGTTTTCTGGGCGTTAGATGCAGACTTAGCAAGAAGAAGACACTTCCCAGCAATCAACTGGCTTATGAGCTATTCGCTTTATGTTGATGCAGTCAAAGATTGGTGGCATCAAAATATTGACCCAGAGTGGAAGGAAATGAGGGATACTGCAATGAAGCTCCTTCAGAAGGAGGCTGAACTCCAGGAGATTGTCAGAATTGTTGGTCCAGATGCTCTGCCAGATAGGGAGAGAGCAGTTCTCTTGGTCACAAGAATGATCAGAGAAGATTATCTCCAGCAGGATGCGTTCCATGAGGTTGACACTTACTGTCCACCAAAGAAGCAGGTCACAATGATGCGTGTTCTGCTTAACTTCTACAACTACACCATGCAGGCAATTGACAGGGGGATACCGGTTGAAGAGATTGCCAAACTTCCAGTGAGGGAGAAGATTGGTAGAATGAAGTTTGAACCAAACATTGATGAGATTGCCAAGCTTATTGATGAGACAAAGGAACAGTTTGAGGAACTCTTTAAGAAGTATGGGGCGTGA